One uncultured Hyphomonas sp. genomic region harbors:
- a CDS encoding biotin carboxylase N-terminal domain-containing protein, which produces MKIEKLLVANRGEIACRIFATCRDLGIATVAVYSDADARAKHVREADEAVHIGPAPAPESYLKVEAILAAAKETGADAIHPGYGFLSENADFAEAVVKAGLIWVGPPASAIRSMGPKDEAKRIAEEAGVPVLPGYRGEAQDAKTLTEAAKEIGFPLLIKAVAGGGGRGIRLVTKASELAAELESAAREAESSFGDGRVMLEKLVEQPRHIEVQVFGDSHGNAVHLYERDCSLQRRRQKVIEEAPAPGMPEDVRKAMTDAAVALAKAVKYEGAGTVEFIVDGSRPLALDTFWFLEMNTRLQVEHPVTEMITGQDLVEWQLRVASGELLPLHQQDIPLHGHAIEARICAEDPAEGFRPGAGLILEFGLMEPVDGETVRWDAGFETGDRVPSNYDSMIAKLIVHEGNRHAACERLITTLSHLQLAGVPSNAGFLSRCASSDAFLNHSHHVNWIAEAGDTLTLPPTEHQHASVMAVCDVRLNEAGGATPWGIQDGWRMNRAPVHKAMIAVGADADWVDPEEHPVDPDTPLPLVTDISPRRYAVTTGGDTVLVEVPEFDADVEAVLGGDSVSAPMPGKVLSIMVKAGAEVTRGDTVAVMEAMKMEHALTAPRDGVVEAVTGKVGDQVSEGDVLVQLVAE; this is translated from the coding sequence ATGAAAATCGAGAAGCTTCTCGTCGCGAATAGGGGCGAGATCGCCTGCCGTATCTTTGCCACCTGCCGGGACCTCGGCATTGCCACCGTCGCCGTCTATTCCGACGCCGATGCGCGGGCCAAACATGTGCGCGAGGCCGATGAGGCCGTGCATATCGGCCCGGCGCCTGCGCCTGAGAGCTATCTGAAGGTCGAGGCGATCCTCGCGGCGGCCAAGGAGACGGGCGCCGACGCGATCCACCCCGGCTATGGCTTCCTGTCGGAGAATGCCGATTTTGCCGAGGCTGTCGTGAAGGCGGGCCTCATCTGGGTCGGTCCGCCGGCTTCTGCCATCCGCTCCATGGGGCCGAAGGATGAGGCGAAGCGCATTGCGGAAGAGGCAGGCGTGCCCGTGCTGCCCGGCTATCGCGGCGAGGCGCAGGACGCCAAAACGCTGACCGAGGCGGCAAAGGAAATCGGCTTCCCGCTGCTGATCAAGGCTGTCGCCGGGGGCGGGGGCCGGGGCATCCGCCTCGTGACCAAGGCGTCGGAACTGGCCGCCGAACTGGAAAGCGCCGCACGCGAGGCCGAGAGCAGCTTCGGCGATGGCCGCGTGATGCTGGAGAAGCTGGTCGAACAGCCGCGCCATATCGAAGTGCAGGTCTTCGGCGACAGTCATGGCAATGCCGTGCACCTCTATGAACGCGACTGTTCGCTGCAGCGCCGCCGCCAGAAAGTGATCGAGGAGGCGCCTGCGCCCGGTATGCCGGAGGATGTGCGCAAGGCCATGACGGATGCCGCCGTGGCGCTGGCGAAAGCTGTGAAATATGAAGGCGCCGGTACGGTGGAATTCATCGTGGACGGATCAAGGCCGCTGGCGCTCGACACGTTCTGGTTCCTTGAAATGAACACCCGCCTGCAGGTGGAGCATCCGGTGACCGAGATGATCACCGGGCAGGACCTTGTTGAGTGGCAGCTGCGCGTAGCCTCTGGCGAGCTGCTGCCGCTGCACCAGCAGGACATTCCGCTGCATGGCCATGCCATCGAGGCGCGGATCTGCGCCGAAGACCCGGCCGAAGGCTTCCGCCCCGGCGCAGGCCTGATCCTGGAGTTCGGCCTGATGGAGCCGGTGGACGGCGAGACCGTGCGCTGGGATGCGGGGTTCGAGACCGGCGACCGCGTGCCGTCGAACTATGACTCCATGATCGCCAAGCTGATTGTGCATGAAGGCAACCGGCATGCGGCCTGCGAGCGGCTGATCACGACCCTGTCGCACCTGCAGCTGGCCGGCGTGCCGTCGAATGCCGGCTTCCTCAGCCGCTGCGCGTCGTCGGACGCCTTCCTCAACCATTCCCATCATGTGAACTGGATCGCGGAGGCAGGCGATACGCTGACCCTTCCGCCTACGGAGCACCAGCATGCCTCCGTCATGGCGGTTTGCGATGTGCGCCTTAATGAGGCGGGCGGGGCGACGCCATGGGGCATTCAGGATGGCTGGCGCATGAACAGGGCACCGGTGCACAAGGCCATGATAGCCGTCGGTGCCGATGCCGATTGGGTGGATCCGGAAGAACACCCGGTGGACCCGGACACGCCGCTGCCGCTGGTGACGGACATTTCGCCCCGCCGCTATGCGGTCACGACGGGCGGAGACACGGTTCTGGTGGAAGTGCCGGAATTCGACGCAGACGTCGAAGCCGTGCTCGGCGGCGACAGTGTCAGCGCGCCGATGCCGGGCAAGGTCCTGTCGATTATGGTGAAGGCCGGTGCAGAGGTGACGCGCGGCGACACGGTTGCAGTCATGGAAGCCATGAAGATGGAGCATGCGCTGACGGCGCCGCGCGATGGCGTTGTGGAAGCCGTGACGGGCAAGGTGGGCGACCAGGTGTCCGAAGGGGACGTGCTCGTCCAGCTTGTGGCGGAGTAA
- a CDS encoding DUF817 domain-containing protein has protein sequence MTAPPAFGPKPPNAVQRRLHAGREALRARWVKGPWSLAAFEFVSFGIKQGWACLFGGAMLGLLLATFLWYPDDAPVSRYDFLVIGAVLIQVLMLWTGLETLEEAKVILVFHITGTIMELFKTAHGSWIYPEESVLRIGAVPLFTGFMYASVGSYLARVWRIFDFRFDRFPPLWLQGLLAAAIYVNFFAHHWLPDVRIALFAGTLLVYGSSVVWFRPDRFHRPMPLVIGFLLVALFIWFAENIGTFARAWAYPGQEDGWHPVSLSKLGSWYLLMIISFVLVAAVHRGGRRDTGGPGHENREASRRE, from the coding sequence ATGACCGCGCCCCCAGCCTTCGGCCCGAAGCCGCCCAATGCCGTCCAGCGACGCCTGCATGCCGGACGCGAAGCCCTGAGGGCGCGGTGGGTGAAAGGGCCGTGGAGCCTTGCCGCCTTCGAATTCGTCAGTTTCGGCATCAAGCAGGGCTGGGCCTGCCTGTTCGGTGGGGCGATGCTGGGCCTCCTGCTGGCCACTTTCCTCTGGTATCCGGATGATGCGCCGGTCTCGCGCTATGATTTCCTCGTCATCGGGGCGGTGCTGATCCAGGTCCTGATGTTGTGGACGGGGCTGGAGACGCTTGAGGAGGCGAAGGTGATCCTCGTCTTCCACATCACCGGCACGATCATGGAATTGTTCAAGACCGCCCATGGCAGCTGGATCTATCCGGAGGAAAGCGTGCTGCGCATCGGCGCCGTGCCGCTGTTTACGGGCTTCATGTATGCCTCTGTCGGCTCTTATCTGGCGCGGGTCTGGCGGATCTTCGATTTCCGGTTTGACCGCTTCCCGCCGCTGTGGCTGCAGGGCCTTCTGGCCGCCGCGATCTATGTGAATTTCTTTGCCCATCACTGGCTGCCGGATGTCCGGATCGCCCTGTTTGCAGGCACGTTGCTGGTTTACGGGTCGAGTGTCGTCTGGTTCCGGCCGGACCGGTTTCACCGGCCGATGCCGCTGGTGATCGGCTTCCTTCTGGTCGCCCTGTTCATCTGGTTTGCGGAGAATATCGGCACCTTCGCTCGCGCCTGGGCCTATCCGGGGCAGGAAGATGGCTGGCACCCGGTCTCTTTATCCAAACTCGGATCGTGGTATCTGCTGATGATCATCAGTTTCGTCCTGGTCGCCGCCGTCCATCGCGGCGGGCGCCGGGACACCGGAGGGCCCGGACATGAAAATCGAGAAGCTTCTCGTCGCGAATAG
- a CDS encoding enoyl-CoA hydratase-related protein, whose amino-acid sequence MRDSNYDLIKFQATEEGLAVVTINRPDVHNAFNMELIAELTDAFKTIADQPTIRMMILRGNGHTFSAGADLNWMKRAATHTKEDNVRDAVNLAEMLQSLYEMPQMTLAMVQGAAMGGGAGLVAACDVAVAMSNTKFRFSEVRLGLTPATISPYVIDAIGPRWARALFTTAESFDAAFAEKIGLVQYVVDSLEEMTKMEEHLANLVFSAAPGAVADAKKLVADVTGQIIDRDLGHETAKRIAARRVSDEGKEGIAAFLEKRRPNWVR is encoded by the coding sequence ATGCGCGATTCCAACTACGATCTCATCAAGTTCCAGGCCACCGAGGAAGGCCTCGCCGTCGTCACCATCAATCGGCCTGACGTGCACAATGCCTTCAATATGGAGCTGATTGCGGAGCTGACCGACGCGTTCAAGACGATCGCCGACCAACCCACGATCCGCATGATGATCCTGCGCGGCAATGGCCACACATTCAGCGCGGGCGCCGACCTCAACTGGATGAAGCGTGCTGCCACGCACACGAAAGAAGACAATGTCCGCGACGCGGTGAACCTCGCCGAGATGCTGCAGTCGCTCTATGAGATGCCGCAGATGACGCTCGCCATGGTGCAGGGAGCCGCCATGGGCGGCGGGGCAGGGCTGGTGGCGGCCTGTGATGTGGCGGTCGCCATGTCGAACACCAAGTTCCGTTTCTCCGAAGTCCGCCTTGGTCTGACACCGGCCACGATCAGCCCTTACGTGATTGATGCCATCGGCCCGCGCTGGGCCCGGGCGCTGTTCACGACCGCCGAGAGCTTCGATGCCGCCTTCGCCGAGAAGATCGGCCTCGTCCAGTATGTCGTAGACAGCCTGGAAGAGATGACGAAGATGGAAGAACACCTCGCCAATCTCGTCTTCTCCGCAGCGCCGGGCGCTGTGGCCGATGCGAAGAAGCTGGTGGCAGACGTCACCGGCCAGATCATCGACCGCGACCTCGGCCATGAGACGGCCAAGCGCATCGCGGCGCGGCGCGTCTCCGACGAGGGCAAGGAAGGCATCGCCGCCTTCCTCGAAAAGCGGCGCCCGAACTGGGTCCGCTAG
- a CDS encoding NAD(P)H-dependent oxidoreductase yields the protein MTKSICIINGHPDTDPKHLIHALCDAYADGAESAGHTVTRIDVATLDVPMLRSAEEFGTPPPEPILTEREKIAAAEHLLIAFPLWLGNMPAILKAFFEQAGRGAFFVGENDKGWPAQMMKGKSARVLVSMGMPGLVYRFGMDAGALKALERGLLGLSGFHPLHHTIIGGVGELAEEDFRSWETFCRKIGAEGV from the coding sequence ATGACCAAATCGATCTGCATCATCAACGGCCATCCGGATACGGACCCCAAACACCTGATTCACGCCCTGTGCGATGCCTATGCCGATGGGGCAGAGAGCGCAGGCCACACGGTCACGCGCATCGACGTCGCCACGCTAGACGTGCCGATGCTGCGGTCCGCGGAGGAGTTCGGGACCCCGCCGCCCGAACCGATCTTGACAGAACGGGAGAAGATCGCCGCGGCCGAGCATTTGCTGATCGCGTTCCCGCTCTGGCTGGGCAACATGCCGGCGATCCTGAAAGCCTTCTTCGAGCAGGCTGGCCGGGGTGCGTTCTTCGTCGGTGAAAACGACAAGGGCTGGCCCGCCCAGATGATGAAGGGCAAGTCAGCCCGCGTGCTGGTCTCCATGGGCATGCCGGGCCTCGTCTACCGGTTCGGCATGGATGCCGGGGCGCTAAAGGCGCTGGAGCGCGGCCTGCTCGGCCTGTCCGGGTTCCATCCGCTGCATCACACCATCATCGGCGGGGTGGGGGAACTCGCCGAAGAAGACTTCCGCTCCTGGGAAACCTTCTGCCGCAAGATCGGCGCCGAGGGCGTCTGA
- a CDS encoding carboxyl transferase domain-containing protein has translation MPVLKSSLDVAGPRFAANKAAMEGLLDELREHTSKAALGGPEASRQRHVDRGKLLPRERVERLLDPGSAFLEIGALAAHGMYDGEAPGAGIITGVGRVEGRECLIVCNDPTVKGGAYFPITVKKHLRAQEVALENHLPCIYLVDSGGANLPHQSEVFPDREHFGRIFYNQAQMSAKGIPQIASVMGSCTAGGAYVPAMSDETVIVRKQGTIFLGGPPLVKAATGEVISAEDLGGADVHARRSGVADHYAAHDSHALAIVRSIVRTLAKPKPQPFELTEPAEPLYDPAELHGLVPQDVREPYDAREVIARLVDGSEFHEFKKLYGETLVCGFARLYGMPVAILANNGILFSESAQKAAHFIELADQRRIPLVFLQNITGFMVGSKYEAGGIAKDGAKMVTAVATASVPKFTVVTGGSFGAGNYGMCGRAYSPRFLFMWPNARISVMGGEQAASVLATVKRDGIERKGGEWPADEEEAFKQPIRDLYEAEGSPYFSTARLWDDGIIDPADTRRVLGLALSASLNAPFGERGFGVFRM, from the coding sequence ATGCCCGTCCTGAAATCCAGTCTCGACGTGGCGGGGCCACGCTTTGCCGCGAACAAGGCCGCCATGGAAGGCCTGCTCGACGAATTGCGCGAGCACACATCCAAAGCCGCGCTTGGCGGGCCGGAGGCCTCGCGCCAGCGTCATGTCGACCGGGGCAAGCTGCTCCCGCGGGAGCGGGTCGAGCGCCTGCTGGACCCGGGCAGTGCTTTCCTGGAAATCGGCGCGCTGGCCGCGCATGGCATGTATGACGGCGAGGCGCCTGGTGCGGGCATCATCACCGGCGTGGGCCGGGTGGAGGGCCGCGAATGCCTGATCGTCTGCAACGACCCCACGGTAAAGGGCGGCGCCTACTTCCCCATCACGGTGAAGAAACATCTGAGAGCCCAGGAAGTCGCGCTCGAAAACCATCTGCCGTGCATCTACCTTGTCGACAGCGGCGGTGCAAACCTGCCGCACCAGTCGGAAGTCTTTCCGGACCGGGAGCATTTCGGCCGCATCTTCTACAATCAGGCCCAGATGAGCGCGAAGGGCATTCCCCAGATCGCCTCCGTCATGGGCTCTTGCACCGCCGGCGGCGCCTATGTGCCGGCCATGTCGGACGAGACGGTGATTGTGCGCAAACAAGGCACGATCTTCCTCGGCGGCCCGCCGCTGGTGAAAGCCGCGACAGGGGAGGTGATTTCGGCCGAGGATCTTGGCGGCGCCGATGTGCATGCCCGCCGCTCGGGCGTCGCAGACCACTATGCCGCGCATGACTCCCACGCCCTCGCCATTGTGCGCTCCATCGTCCGCACACTGGCAAAGCCGAAGCCCCAACCTTTCGAGCTGACCGAGCCGGCAGAGCCGCTTTACGACCCGGCCGAACTGCACGGTCTTGTCCCGCAGGATGTCCGCGAGCCCTATGATGCCCGTGAAGTCATCGCGCGCCTTGTCGACGGATCGGAATTCCACGAGTTCAAGAAGCTCTATGGCGAAACCCTCGTCTGCGGGTTTGCGCGCCTCTACGGCATGCCGGTCGCGATCCTCGCCAATAATGGCATTCTCTTCTCTGAGAGCGCGCAGAAGGCGGCCCACTTCATCGAGCTGGCAGACCAGCGGCGCATTCCGCTCGTCTTCCTGCAGAACATCACCGGCTTCATGGTCGGCTCGAAATACGAGGCCGGCGGCATTGCCAAGGACGGCGCCAAGATGGTGACAGCGGTCGCAACGGCGTCCGTACCGAAGTTCACTGTCGTCACCGGCGGCAGCTTCGGCGCAGGGAATTACGGCATGTGCGGCCGGGCCTATTCCCCGCGCTTCCTGTTCATGTGGCCGAATGCCCGCATCTCGGTCATGGGCGGGGAGCAGGCTGCGTCCGTGCTCGCCACGGTCAAACGCGACGGCATCGAGCGCAAGGGCGGGGAATGGCCTGCAGACGAAGAAGAGGCGTTCAAACAGCCGATCCGCGACCTCTACGAGGCCGAAGGCTCGCCTTACTTCTCCACTGCGCGCCTCTGGGACGATGGCATTATCGATCCGGCAGACACACGCCGCGTGCTGGGCCTCGCCCTGTCGGCCAGCCTCAACGCCCCCTTCGGCGAACGCGGCTTTGGCGTCTTCCGGATGTAG
- a CDS encoding patatin-like phospholipase family protein, which translates to MRMFRNMKLDITPSLKAIAFLKDVPAKVMRAAGQEAAWYCVPAGGTLFLRNEPADKIYFVLSGALGAFRVNPNGQSEFIGHIRPGEPVGEMSMFLGGIDLDGDGAPEDAPHTSSVYALRDSEVVGFSREGWRQMVKHEPELLEQMIRIILRRVGREGQRNISSAPKVFTLVATSPTIDLELRAEALKSSLEALGKSAVIVGESKGAEKPAAFFDQLDQNNDIVILISTIGDTRWYRLSVRQADRIWVFGRADAKPSNPLMPEDDSPARELKLVDVVLLHPGDNRRACRPVEWLEAAGASRLFHWQGMSGPNCDRLARVMAGTSVGLILSGGGARAYSHIGVVRAMRDRGVPIDFVGGASMGAVIAGCVAMGWDDAEIDRRIRKAFVETNPLGDYTLPVVGMVKGLRVNARLKEHFGDAEIGDLALPFFATSTNLMTGTQRIHRTGLLRDALRATISLPGILPPVVDGNDLLVDGAVLNNFPVDVMRDMHRGFVIGSDVTRQPEGLKIEEFEKPAGFFRWVLRHGFSNPPPIAGVLMRAATIRADTQFGRDITDVLILPELAETELRDWENYEATVESGYQAALLALDEAGMGASARPQPAK; encoded by the coding sequence ATGCGCATGTTCAGGAACATGAAACTGGACATCACGCCCTCTCTGAAGGCGATTGCCTTCCTGAAGGATGTGCCGGCCAAGGTGATGCGGGCGGCCGGACAGGAAGCGGCCTGGTATTGCGTGCCAGCCGGCGGGACGCTGTTCCTGCGCAATGAACCGGCCGACAAGATCTATTTCGTCCTGTCGGGCGCCCTCGGGGCCTTCCGGGTCAATCCCAACGGCCAGAGCGAATTCATCGGCCATATCCGCCCCGGCGAGCCGGTCGGCGAGATGTCCATGTTCCTCGGCGGGATCGACCTCGACGGCGACGGCGCCCCGGAAGACGCGCCGCACACAAGCTCGGTCTATGCCCTGCGGGATTCCGAAGTCGTCGGCTTCTCGCGCGAAGGCTGGCGGCAAATGGTCAAGCATGAGCCGGAACTGCTGGAGCAGATGATCCGCATCATCCTGCGCCGCGTCGGCCGGGAGGGACAGCGCAATATCAGCTCCGCGCCGAAAGTCTTCACCCTGGTTGCCACCTCCCCCACAATCGACCTGGAACTGCGCGCCGAAGCCCTGAAGTCGAGCCTGGAAGCGCTGGGCAAGTCTGCGGTGATCGTCGGCGAATCGAAAGGCGCAGAGAAGCCGGCTGCCTTCTTCGACCAGCTCGACCAGAACAACGACATTGTAATCCTCATCTCCACGATCGGCGATACGCGCTGGTACCGCCTGTCCGTGCGCCAGGCTGACCGGATCTGGGTGTTCGGCCGCGCCGATGCCAAACCGTCCAATCCGCTGATGCCGGAGGACGACTCCCCGGCCCGCGAGCTGAAGCTGGTCGACGTCGTGCTGCTGCACCCGGGCGACAACCGGCGCGCCTGCCGGCCGGTCGAATGGCTGGAAGCTGCAGGCGCAAGCCGCCTGTTCCACTGGCAGGGCATGAGCGGGCCGAACTGTGACCGGCTGGCACGGGTGATGGCAGGCACCTCGGTCGGACTGATCCTGTCTGGTGGTGGAGCACGGGCCTATTCGCACATCGGTGTCGTGCGGGCGATGCGCGACCGCGGCGTGCCGATCGACTTTGTCGGCGGTGCCTCCATGGGGGCAGTCATTGCCGGCTGTGTCGCCATGGGCTGGGACGATGCCGAAATCGACCGGCGCATTCGCAAGGCCTTCGTGGAGACCAACCCTCTCGGCGATTACACGCTACCCGTCGTGGGCATGGTCAAGGGATTGCGAGTGAATGCCCGTCTGAAAGAACATTTCGGGGACGCGGAAATCGGCGACCTCGCCCTGCCTTTCTTTGCGACCTCGACCAATCTGATGACCGGGACGCAGAGAATTCACCGGACCGGCCTTTTGCGCGACGCGTTGCGGGCGACGATCTCCCTGCCCGGCATCCTGCCGCCGGTTGTGGATGGCAATGATCTTCTGGTCGATGGCGCCGTGCTGAACAATTTCCCGGTCGATGTGATGCGCGACATGCATCGTGGCTTTGTCATCGGATCGGATGTCACGCGCCAGCCGGAAGGCCTGAAGATCGAAGAGTTCGAAAAGCCGGCGGGCTTCTTCCGCTGGGTCCTGCGGCATGGTTTCTCGAACCCGCCGCCCATTGCCGGCGTCCTGATGCGGGCGGCAACCATCCGGGCCGATACCCAGTTCGGCCGAGACATCACCGATGTGCTGATCCTGCCGGAACTGGCGGAAACCGAGCTGCGCGACTGGGAGAATTACGAGGCAACCGTCGAGTCCGGCTATCAGGCGGCCCTTCTGGCCCTGGATGAAGCTGGAATGGGCGCATCCGCCCGTCCACAGCCGGCTAAATGA
- a CDS encoding ATP-binding protein has translation MDMALWDMLPVVICETAAVRDASGKLIDLEWTASNRLMNESIRPDGSSIVGMRIFEFDAAYKNSEMVRAVIHVIETGESRTFHTSAGRAAQMLGKVMKTTIIPVEREGERRALSVSHEVTELAQERDEALRLYELAKTACDNALHGIILNDTAGRIIYVNRALCEMSEFTEEELIGKDVGILTGDETYEPDAELAMKLASGEMLRHVTQAETPTKSGGTNQVELSLTSARWGERGERIFITYVRDIREERRKAHELRDALNRAEQGTRLKSEFLANMSHEIRTPLNGVLGMTQVLAHTDLTPDQKEQVATILDSGKTLMSILNDILDLSKIEAGKLEVTPVTGDLRHKLSRMIKLHAATAEEKGISLQLFIDPSVPSRMKFDPVRVRQCVGNLVSNAIKFTEKGDVMVVVTCEPTRSGNMRVIVHVTDSGCGIPAEKIDRVFESFSQADGSTTRRFGGTGLGLPITRKLAQMMGGDVTVVSEPGRGSVFTLKFEAESSDVIHLHEDVLPKPAAPKVARDGLGGRRALVVDDNGINRRVARTFLEHYGLEVSEAGDGNEALEALDHEPFDIVLMDIHMPGLDGAEAFKRLRNSASLNRVVPVIALTADSMRGDREKYLAKGFDGYVAKPIDERSLVTVIGQVLSLPTDFGERRARA, from the coding sequence ATGGATATGGCGCTTTGGGATATGCTGCCGGTTGTCATCTGCGAGACGGCCGCTGTGCGGGACGCGTCCGGCAAGCTGATCGATCTGGAATGGACGGCGTCCAACCGCCTCATGAACGAGTCGATCCGGCCCGACGGCAGCAGTATCGTCGGAATGCGCATCTTCGAGTTCGATGCTGCCTACAAGAATTCCGAAATGGTCCGTGCGGTCATCCATGTGATCGAAACCGGAGAGTCCCGTACGTTCCACACCTCTGCCGGCCGCGCGGCCCAGATGCTCGGCAAGGTGATGAAAACCACCATTATCCCGGTTGAACGCGAAGGCGAACGCCGCGCCCTGTCGGTGTCCCACGAAGTGACCGAACTCGCACAGGAGCGCGACGAGGCACTTCGGCTGTACGAACTGGCAAAGACCGCCTGCGACAACGCTCTGCACGGCATCATCCTGAACGATACCGCCGGACGCATCATTTATGTGAACCGCGCCCTGTGCGAGATGTCTGAATTCACCGAGGAAGAGCTCATTGGCAAGGATGTCGGCATCCTGACGGGCGACGAAACCTATGAGCCGGATGCCGAACTGGCGATGAAGCTCGCCAGTGGTGAAATGCTGCGGCACGTGACGCAAGCGGAAACACCAACAAAGTCCGGCGGCACAAACCAGGTCGAGCTTTCACTCACCAGCGCCCGCTGGGGGGAACGCGGCGAACGGATCTTCATCACCTATGTCAGGGACATAAGGGAAGAACGCCGCAAGGCCCACGAGCTGCGCGATGCCCTGAATCGGGCAGAACAGGGCACGCGGCTGAAATCCGAATTCCTGGCGAACATGAGCCATGAAATCCGCACCCCGCTGAATGGCGTGCTGGGCATGACGCAGGTCCTCGCCCATACGGATCTGACACCCGACCAGAAGGAACAGGTCGCCACGATCCTCGACTCCGGCAAAACGCTGATGTCGATCCTGAACGATATTCTGGACCTGTCGAAGATCGAGGCCGGCAAACTGGAAGTAACCCCGGTCACCGGGGATTTGCGCCACAAGCTGAGCCGCATGATCAAGCTGCACGCGGCGACGGCAGAGGAGAAGGGCATCAGTCTCCAGCTCTTCATCGATCCGAGCGTCCCTTCCCGGATGAAATTCGATCCTGTGCGCGTGCGCCAATGCGTCGGCAATCTGGTTTCCAATGCCATCAAGTTCACGGAAAAAGGCGACGTGATGGTGGTCGTGACCTGCGAGCCCACACGGTCGGGCAACATGCGCGTAATCGTTCATGTTACTGACTCCGGATGTGGTATTCCGGCTGAAAAGATCGACCGCGTGTTCGAGAGTTTCTCGCAGGCCGACGGCTCAACCACACGCCGGTTCGGCGGCACGGGGCTCGGCTTGCCAATTACCCGCAAGCTGGCCCAGATGATGGGCGGAGACGTCACCGTCGTCAGCGAGCCCGGCCGCGGCTCTGTCTTTACACTGAAATTCGAAGCTGAATCCAGCGACGTGATCCACCTGCACGAAGACGTGCTGCCCAAACCTGCCGCGCCGAAAGTCGCGCGCGATGGCCTCGGCGGCCGCCGTGCGCTTGTGGTCGACGATAATGGCATCAACCGCCGTGTTGCCCGCACCTTCCTGGAGCATTACGGCCTGGAAGTGTCCGAAGCCGGCGACGGTAATGAAGCGCTCGAAGCGCTCGATCACGAGCCGTTCGATATCGTCCTGATGGACATCCACATGCCGGGCCTCGATGGCGCTGAAGCCTTCAAACGCCTGCGTAACTCCGCCAGCCTCAACCGCGTCGTGCCCGTGATTGCCCTGACGGCTGATTCCATGCGCGGCGACCGGGAGAAATATCTCGCGAAAGGCTTCGACGGCTATGTCGCCAAGCCGATCGATGAACGGTCACTCGTCACCGTCATCGGACAGGTGCTCAGCCTCCCGACGGACTTCGGAGAACGCCGCGCCCGGGCCTGA
- a CDS encoding isovaleryl-CoA dehydrogenase: MIANTYPTLNFDLGETADMIRETVASFAQNEIAPRAAEIDKTDKFPRDLLPKMGELGLLGITVEEEWGGTGLGYLEHVVAMEEISRASASVGLSYGAHSNLCVNQIRRWASDAQKARYLPKLMNGEHLGSLAMSESGAGSDVVSMKLRAEKKGDRYVLNGTKMWITNAPDADVLVVYAKTEPEAGSKGITAFLIERDMKGFSVAQKLDKLGMRGSETGELVFEDCEVPEENIMGPLNGGVRVLMSGLDYERAVLSAGPTGIMQACMDVVIPYIHDRKQFGQSIGEFQLIQGKVADMYVQMNAAKAYVYAVAKSCDRGETTRKDAAGAILYAAETATKLALDAIQILGGNGYINEYPTGRLLRDAKLYEIGAGTSEIRRWLIGRELFGETG, translated from the coding sequence ATGATTGCGAACACATATCCCACCCTGAACTTCGACCTCGGCGAAACCGCCGACATGATCCGCGAAACCGTGGCAAGTTTTGCCCAGAACGAAATCGCGCCGCGTGCGGCCGAGATCGACAAGACGGACAAATTCCCGCGTGACCTGCTGCCAAAGATGGGCGAACTCGGCCTGCTGGGCATCACGGTGGAAGAGGAATGGGGCGGCACTGGCCTCGGCTATCTCGAACATGTCGTGGCGATGGAGGAAATCTCCCGCGCGTCCGCCTCGGTCGGTCTGTCCTATGGGGCCCATTCGAACCTCTGCGTGAACCAGATCCGCCGCTGGGCGTCTGACGCCCAGAAAGCGCGCTACCTGCCGAAACTGATGAACGGCGAGCATCTCGGCTCCCTCGCCATGAGCGAGAGCGGGGCGGGGTCCGACGTCGTGTCGATGAAGCTGCGCGCCGAGAAGAAGGGCGACCGCTATGTGCTGAACGGCACAAAGATGTGGATCACCAATGCGCCGGACGCCGACGTTCTTGTCGTCTACGCCAAGACCGAACCGGAAGCGGGCTCGAAAGGCATCACCGCCTTCCTGATCGAGCGGGACATGAAAGGCTTCTCCGTCGCGCAGAAGCTCGACAAGCTCGGCATGCGCGGATCGGAAACCGGCGAACTGGTCTTCGAAGACTGCGAAGTGCCGGAAGAGAATATCATGGGGCCGCTGAATGGCGGTGTCCGTGTGCTGATGAGCGGGCTCGACTATGAGCGTGCCGTGTTGTCAGCCGGGCCGACCGGCATCATGCAGGCCTGTATGGATGTCGTGATCCCCTACATCCATGACCGTAAACAGTTCGGCCAGTCGATCGGCGAATTCCAGCTGATCCAGGGCAAGGTCGCCGACATGTATGTCCAGATGAATGCGGCCAAGGCCTATGTCTATGCCGTCGCCAAATCCTGCGACCGGGGCGAGACGACCCGCAAGGATGCTGCCGGCGCGATCCTCTACGCGGCAGAGACTGCGACGAAGCTCGCGCTCGATGCCATCCAGATCCTCGGCGGCAATGGCTATATCAACGAATATCCGACCGGGCGCCTGCTGCGCGATGCCAAGCTCTACGAGATCGGGGCAGGGACCTCCGAGATCCGCCGCTGGCTGATCGGCCGCGAACTGTTCGGCGAGACGGGATGA